GGTATGCTGCTCAGAGATGTTCCAAAATAAGCATGTGATTAATAAACCCTCCTGAAAGGATTAGCGGCACTTTCTGTGGGGAACTTTGTAATGGCTTGACAAGTGTTCTCTCCAAAGTAACTGCCTGTGGCACCCATGCTATTTTGAGTCTGCCCATTCGGGATTATCCATTGAGCATGTGCCTTCCTACCGCCATGCAAAATATACAGAGGAACAGTATTTTGGACTTAGGTCCTACTGACATCTGCCACACAGCTTTAGCCCAGCTGTGTCTTTCCCCAGAGTTGTGGTGTAAGAGTGAAAAGGGGTGAGGGAGAGTGCTGTGAGGTATAATTGAATATAGTCTAGTAGAAAGCAGTATTTTTAGGTGAAATAAATTATGGTTTAGTGTTGTATCATCAGGTATAGTAGCAATATCTCAAATATGTTTCCATAGTgttgcataacatattttaatatcaAGGCTGAAAAGGCTTTCTGACTATAAAAACTGTTTGTCCACAAACAACCTGGGTTTAGCCTAAATTACTTCTCCACAGCTGCACAGTAATGTTTATTCATCACTCAGGTATTATGTTTTATGGCCATTAAACTGAAGTAACCTTCGATCCTGCGCTCAGTTTTTGCTGGCACGTCATTAGATTTCGAAATGTTTTTCCAGGCCTCTTAATGCTGCTCACAGTGCTCATTCTTTATTAACAGACATGCATGGATAAACACCAGGTGGTTGGGGTGCTTCGTCAAATGGAGAAGTTTCTAAAAGGCCAGGAGATACGGTTTAACGAGGGTCTCAGGATCATGAAGTCAAAACTGGCAGCTCTTCAGAACTCTGTCTCCAAGTTACCTCAAGCAGACCAGTCGGCTGGTGAgtgataaacagaaaaatgcacgCTGCTGTAAGAGTTACCATAGTCTCATCATAATCGTTGTCACTGTCATCTTTATAAGGCCTTTTCACAAAGAACATTGACTAATGGCTCAGCTAAGGTCAAGTGAATCAGCTGGAAATGACAATGCAGGGACATTTCATCAGAGCCGCTTAAATTAATTCAGCCaacatattattattttccacCTGATAAGATTCTATGCAACTAACTGCGTGATTcggtagcttgtagaaccacattTAGGAACAGTAAGTTGaagtaatatttttctttattttattagtctgcCACATTAAttttgcacagctctcttaaggtccatcaggttgaggtctggactttaactttgccattgcagcaccttgattcttttctcttttttctgttgtagctttgctgctgtgcttgggatcattgtcatgttgcatgacccagttggggtcaagctttagctgtcagacagatgggctcacatttgactctagaatactttgatatacagaggagttcatggttcaTGGTTCATGATGTAGGTCTGGTGggtgcaaaacaagcccaaatcatcaccccttcaccatcgtgcttgacagctggtttGACTGGTTTGATATACTGTGTTTGGTCAAATGTGGTGCAGTGCATTATGGGCAAACATTTCCAGTTTGATCtcctctgtccaaaggacactgtTTCAGAAGTctggtggtttgttcagatgtaaaTTTGCAAACCTAGGCCATGCTGCCGTGTTCTTTTTAGAGGGAAAAAGGTTTACCTCCTGGCAAaatttccaaacaagccatacttgttcactGTTTTTTCTAAAGGTGCTCTCATgaattttaacttttaacatgctaactgaggcctgcagagtctgagatgtaactcttgtgttttatgcattttctctgagcattgcacagtctgacctcagggtgaatttgctgggatgtccacttcTGGGACaactgtggcattgtgttaacacacacacctgaatgttccagatcagcaaactgccaaaacttcttttatagaggtgctcacacttattgatgatcagttaatcagtaCATTTGATTTGCAGCAAGTGGCATTTACCCTCTTAAATCCTATGGCATCAGTAAGGGTACACAATACACAGTACTttgcagagtcctgtgaaaattttctttttcatatgactGTATGTAAGATGTTTTACATGAGGTATGGCCTCCTCTGGACAAATGGTCACCCATCTGTGCATGGATTGCAAGTGTCTGGATCTGTTGCTAAAGAATTGCAACAGATCCAGAATTGCTCTCCACCCCCCAGATGAATCCAGCTGTGCATTGGTCATTGGTTGCAGCTGCCTCTTATGAACACATCGATCCAGCATGTCCCAGGCATGTTCAATAGGAGACATATCAGGACTAAATGCAGGACAAGAAAGTGTTCAAATATGCCCCCAATCCAGAAAGGCCTGTGTTACTCTGGGAGTCTGGGGGCAGGCACGGTCCTGCTGAGTGAGCTGCAGGGTGGGGTGCTACTACAAGGATTGCACAAGTACACACTGGAGAGCCTCACCTTGGTACCAATGTCCAGTCAGGTTTCCACTAAGAACAATCAGAGATGGTGCTCTCACATATGCAAGGCTGCAGCAACAGCTCGGACACACATACCAGCATCCAGCATACCAGTAGCTCGACCTCAGTCATCTTTGATCAGTTGCAGCgtggtgacactgataacagtgtatacacatttttgtgtgtcctAAGACCACTGGTATGTGGATGCAGTAAATTGAACCAATTCTGAGGTGTACAAGAAAGTTCATTTGTGTTTggtaaacacattttcagtccGTGGTGAGACTGGTAACAGATTTCACAACATAAaacttgcatttcttttttttcactagtaTTACACACCCATTAACCATATGGTTCAAAGTCAACATACCTGATAAAAGACTGCTGAAACCACAGGAGGGATGTCCAAGTTTGCTCCACCAGTCACTTAAACACAGAGTACAGTATGTGGTCGGTTACTATAAGTAGTCCTGAAGTCCTTTCATTTGCATGTCATGCTGTTCAAAGTTTCATACGCACGCATGATATCActgttattattgttttttgttggaGGACTTTTATGTTAATGTCAATAGAAGATTCCAAAGTATCAAATTTACAACGTTTTAGAAAGTTCACTTGTTTGAAGTTGATCTTTCTTCCTCAGTGAGTGATAGTAAAGAGCCAGACATAGCTTCTTGTATTATGGAATTATACTTTTCAGCCAGCGCTTCAAGGCCATCTCAGTTACAGCAGTGGGTACTTGACAGGGGAAGTGGATTTGTGGAATTGTGTTGTTTGGCAACAGACACTGACACCAATTTGCTAGTGATGGACCAGCGCAGTTCATAGCTCTGTGGAGAATACTTGGCAGGACAGAAAGAagctgttttacatttacagcaataaaggctcagcaaaataaaaagtcagGAAGGAATATCACAACACCAGCTTTAAATGCTCAGTCTGGGATAAAACAATGTCAAGTTTTGGATTGAGTTAACATTATCACTGAGTTATCCCTTTGTGCTGTATCGCACAGAAACTGGTCAGAAAACGGCACagtggagaaaaggaaaaaaactgacTTAGAACCTgaaatgttttcactttgggAACAAAAAGAATAGAAAACAGATTCTCCACTATTCCTCAAGTCtcataaaagttaaaaatgtaatCCACTCCCAACATTATAATGTAATTATATACTATTAGAGTATTATACAAGCATTATACTTTCCAGAGCATGATACATAGTATAACAGTTGAGTAGTGGTACACTTCTAACTCATAAAAATTGCTGGTCCTCTGCTGGTTGACTGTAAATGAGGCATTTGAAGAGTCCTTTCCCATGAAGTTTCTGCACTGCCCAGAGACACGTGTATATCCCCAGGCAGAGAATGCCAGAGGATGTTGGAAGGCTTATTCCACATGTGACCAGCCTTTCTCTTGTTCTCTTTTTCGTTTTCCCACAGCACCCACCACCTGCCCCTCCCTGGAAGCCCCTGCTCATGGAACCAAGTTCGGGTCAAAGTATTTTGTTGGACACGAGGTCCATTTCACTTGTTCCGCGGGCTACCGCCTTGTGGGTTCTGCAACGCGGGTTTGCCGAGAAAATGGCACCTGGACTGGCATCGGTGTAACCTGTAAAGGTGAGCTTCACTTTCACTACACACTTTCAAGGCACACCAATACTAATTACCCACAAATTCCCAATTAGATCAGAGCGAGGTGAAGAATGCGATCTCATTTCAGCTAAAGTATGTCTTCATCTTCTTTACACATAAATTTCCACTTGTGTGTTATTTGCTTTGTGATTCACCATTGAGCAAAATTCTCCATACTTATTTAGGATGACCTTGTCTTGGCATTGTCTCAATGTCAGACTGAAAGACATCGGCTCAGGAGTCCAACTAAGTTCCTCATACACATAGATAACAGGTGAAGAAAAAAGCCATTCTTCAGAGTGTCTGGAGCTCCTCCGCATGCTGAATGAAGCACTCGTTAAAATGGCATTAAATGtctctgaacacagaaaaacacctgTACTACATTCCACTGTGGGTGCATTCCCTGCAGGTTTCTACCCATCATTGCCAGACAGCACTGATGTGGCTACTGTAAGTTGACACCCCTTGCTCATGTTTCCGTCGTTCTTTAACAGTAGTCCCACTGCACCGGGTTAAGTCCAGTCATTATACCCACACTATGGTCTGATTGCACAGAAGTATGCCAGGCATGCTCTTGATAGCCCCTTCAGCCTGCACTGGCAGCTCTCTTCCTGAAATTCCAACTGGCACATTTGAACATGTGCATACGTTTATTGACACTCATGGTTAAAACAACACAGAGTTCTCGACTCTGCACAGTATTATCCCTGTTCGTGCTTTTCAACCCAGTGCATATAATGGCTAAAAACAGTCATACCCAAAAAGTGTTATTGATGGAGTTTGAAAATCTTTAAAGTTGAGAAGAGTTTAAAAATATCTAGCAGAGTGCAGTGGGCCTTTTCATGTTATATGGTCCTGTGGTAGCTCCTGGgcaaaccaaataaaaaaattaaaggaactgGTTGTCATCCTGTACACTGCGGCCTCAGTGCCGGGGTTCAAAGAGCAAAGTCTGCTTTAAAATTTGCACATCTGTAAAGCTCTCTGAGCCAACTATAGAAACAAAGATCATAGGGCATGACGTGCCATTCGTCCAGACAGAACGAATTGTGGTCCTGTCACAAGACCACAATCTGTGCCATCCTACTTTCTCTGTCAAGTGTGTTTTATGCACATCATCCTTTATTATATATTCTACTCTACTAAAGTAAGGTTGCACGATTGACTGTTCAAAATAATCATTTCATTTATACTGggtcttggtgcagcccctcagttcatcctgtgTCCAAAGCAAGCCATTTTAGTGCCTTTGCCTTTAAGGCCATGCTTCTCTTAAATTGactgtcttctgattggctgcttctcACAAATAGAAGGTTTGAATAGAAGGTGGGTGGTGCTGCTTTGCTCACAGCCAGAGGTATATGCTTGAGAGTACTATATCCACTCGTTCTGACATCATACAGGTTCAAGAGTAGATTAAAGCTCTTGGAaagtttttaaagcattttgagcttttggctcattaGGGATTACTTGTATGGCATGGTGGTGCAAGGGTTCCTACtcagggtttgaatccaccagagTTTGGAGTTTGCACGTTCCCACTGTGCCTACATGGCTTCTCTCTGATTACACGAGCTTCTGCACAGAGACAAGCATGGTAAGTTaactggccataggtgtgaatgtgagtgacagctgggacagactcCAGTAATGCCCCTTGATTTTTGCAATGCATTATTGGCTATTCCTGACATTACTGTAGTCTTACTCACAGTCAGAGGCATTTACAGTAGTACCACTTTGGACGTGTTTAGGCACAttttgggtggctgtggctcagaaggtagagcaggtcttctactaatcagaaggttggtggtttgagccctggctgctccagtcggcaggccaaagtatctttgggcaataTACTGAACCCCGAATTGCTGCCAGTGCGTTCATCAgcgtgtgattgtgtgtgtgaatattagatagaaaatgctgtataaagtgctttgagtgctttaTAAGAACCACTTCATTTACTCCATTAGATGGAGGCCACAGcaacattttgtaaataattttCTCCCTGAAGATGAAGACATTGCATATTTCTCAACACATTAACTGCAGTTTATATAATAGCCTCCTATATCCACAGATATAAGTGAATGTGCAAGTAATCCCTGCCAGAATGGAGGTACCTGTGTGGAGGGGGTCAGCCAGTACAAGTGCACTTGCCCCCAAAACTGGAGTGGCTCTCACTGCCAGCACCAAACGCAGACAGGTCAGTACCATGGAAGTAAtgtcttttggtttgtttgtgtttgcatgtcacTTAGGACTTTACCCTAGGTGACATCCAGCTttcataattaatttttttttccccatcgtAGCGCCCCCCGAGTGGAGTGTTATGAACGATCCCGCGTTCAGCCGGAGACCTCGCTGTGCCCAAGTGAACCAAGCCCAACACTGCAGCTGCGATGCAGGCTTCCACATGAGTGGCACCTCTGACAACAGTATCTGTCAGGGTGAGCTGTAATTATGTGCTACCTTAATTGATCCCTGTGGGGAAATTCTCCTTTTCTCCACCTCACAGGGAGGTAAggtcagctgcagagctgttcCCTTGAGCTTCTGATCTGCTCCACGACATCTCCGCAGGGCATAAACAGATGTTATATGGAATTTACTGCTGAAAATATCCCCAAAGTACCTGAATCCTTTACTCCGCTGGTGATTAATACAGTTGCAAATGAGAGTAATCTGTAGAGCCAGTCTGACAAACAAAATAATCCTCTTGAGAGGCCACAAGCTGATTAGCATCTCTTTGGGTCTTAGTTCAGCTGCTTTTAAGCTGTGATTGCTTgagtaacattttaaaatggggATGTTTCATTTACAAGACTCTCAAAGGCCCCAACATTTATAAGAAAAGAGAGAGGACATGTCTGCCCTGACCAAGCCATATCAAAGTATATTCTTATAGCTCCTTCCATCTAAGTTACTTTTCCAGGCACATTTCTTTGACCTTGTTGTGTGATGCATGTTTAAAGCTGGTGtgtacatgtatttatttttttgcttcttgACAGATGTAAATGAGTGTGAAGTTTACCGGCTGGACCAAGGAGGGAAACTATGTGTCCACGAGTGTGTAAATGTCCCGGGCTCATACCACTGCGCTTGCCCCAGCGGTTACAAGTTGCTTCCAGATGGGCGGAGCTGTGAGGGTAAGTGACAAGGGGGAGCGCAGGACAAAGGCTTATTCACAGGGCCCTGGCTGCAGATCTCACTGGATAAGTAGCTCCAGAGAAGAATACCTGTGATTTAGAAGGACGTGGAGACGTTAGCCGCAGAGTTTTTGGTTTTGCTGCTTTCACGGTCACCCCTGAAGGTAACCGTGCTTTCCAGAGGAATGAATGACCTCACCCTTTTCCAGTAGAAGGGTTATTTAGGACATTTGTGGGAgtcaaaacttaaaaaaaaaaaaacataaaataaaataaacaaataaaaagcagaGCACCCCCTGCTCAGACTGTGGTAACCAGGAAGCAGGTTGTCAGTCTGGCAAGTTTCTCTCCCTGCTTCTCATTCTTACATGCCTCTGCTGTTTTGGCCTCCAGATGTGGATGAATGTTTAAGCCAGCAGCAGAACTGTAGCCAGGGGACAACTTGTATCAACATGGGGGGAGGCTTTCGGTGCGTCAACCCAGAGTGTCCCCACTCTGATGGCGACATCAGCTACGTCAAGACATCTCCCTTGTAAGTGGACACATCCTAATGTGAACCATttgttttcttagttttttttttcagtttgaggggaaaaaaacaaaacaaaacatctgtCACATTTTAGTGAGAAAAGGTCATCTTTCAAATGACTCCTCGCATATTAAATCAGACCCAACTGTGAAGCTCCTGGTGgacattttgtctttgtgcaggaacaaaagcaaaaaaaaaaaaaagttaaactgaTGATGTGAACTGAGATCTTTGTTCAGGTGTGCCAGTAGCCCTGAATACACAGCAGGAGatcaaaatctgtttgtttttttttatttaaaagtctgTCATTGTCAACCACACTTGATAAATGTCTTACAACCCCCGAATTTAATACGGTCCAGGAACTATATTGCATTGG
This is a stretch of genomic DNA from Archocentrus centrarchus isolate MPI-CPG fArcCen1 chromosome 15, fArcCen1, whole genome shotgun sequence. It encodes these proteins:
- the fbln7 gene encoding fibulin-7 codes for the protein MALSFRRRCLLLLCLTAIQSVHGTVQTCMDKHQVVGVLRQMEKFLKGQEIRFNEGLRIMKSKLAALQNSVSKLPQADQSAAPTTCPSLEAPAHGTKFGSKYFVGHEVHFTCSAGYRLVGSATRVCRENGTWTGIGVTCKDISECASNPCQNGGTCVEGVSQYKCTCPQNWSGSHCQHQTQTAPPEWSVMNDPAFSRRPRCAQVNQAQHCSCDAGFHMSGTSDNSICQDVNECEVYRLDQGGKLCVHECVNVPGSYHCACPSGYKLLPDGRSCEDVDECLSQQQNCSQGTTCINMGGGFRCVNPECPHSDGDISYVKTSPFQCERNPCPMDSRLCHTAPKTVSFHYLSLPSNLKIPATLFRMATAAAPGRAGPDSLRFGIASGNSRGIFVMQRSDRQTGELILVQQLRGPQEISVDVEMSEYSDRTFQAKHVARVHVLVSPYNF